The genomic stretch GATTCAAAACCGCCACCGCCTCGTCGTAGCGCCCGGCGTCGATCAGAATGGCGGCGAGGTTCGAGTACGCCGGGAGATCCCACGGGCGCACCCGCAGCGTCTCCTTGAACGCCTCCGCCGCCTCGAGGGGCTTCCCCTGCCGAAGCAGCGCGAGGCCGATGAGGTTGTTGGCCTCGTGCGCGGCGATCCCCATCCCCCGCCACCGCCGGTACTGGGCGATCGCGTCGTCGATCCTGCCCATCCGCTCGCAGGCGATCCCGAGATTCTTGTAGAGGTAGATGTCCTGGAAGTTCCTTGTGCTCTTTTCGAGGAACGCCGCCCCCTCGGCGTTGCGGCCCAGGTGCACGAGCGTCGAGCCGTAGTAGAACTTGACCTGTCCCGACGACGGGTCGGCGTCGAGCGCCCTGCGGAACCAGACGAGCGCCTCCGGCATCCGCTGCATATAGTTGAGCGTCGTGGCCATCTTGAACCGGTAGTCGAAGATCAGGGAACGGACCGCCTGGATCGCCGACAGCGCGGAGAAGACGGCCAGATACGCCGCCAGGGTCCAGGCCAACGCCGGCGCCGGCCCCTCCCCCGGCCGCGAGTCGAGCGCGGGGGGCGGCGGGGGCCATGCGAGCAGGCCGGCGGCGATTGCCCAGAAGGCGACGCGCGTCGGCACGACGTGGAACGGGATCGACGAGAAGGCGTCCACGAGGACCGCCGCGAGGCCGGCCGCGGCGGAGGCGATGAAGAAACCGTCGTGGAACCCCGCCGCCCGCGCGCGCCGCAGGATGCCGCGGAAGACGGCGGCGAGCGCCCACAGGAACAGGAGTAGTCCGGGGATGCCCGCGTCGACCGCCGCCTGCAGGAACTCGTTGTGCGCCTCGTTCATCTTCTCCTTGAGAAACCAGTAGGAGAGCGGGTCGCGGTCCGCCAGCAGATCCGCGAGCGTGGGGAGGAAGAGGATCTTGAACGTCCCGGGGCCGCTGCCGAGCAGCGGCCGCGCGGCGATCATCCGCCCGGCGACCTTCCAGCCGAGCATCCGGTAGTACATCGACCCCGTGGAGTCGCTGAACGACCCGGTGACGCGCGCGGCGAGCTCCGTTTTGATCCGCGGCTGGAGAAGGCAGACGGCGGCGAGCGTCACGGCGAGCAGGAGGAGGGCGGCCGCGGCCGGGCCGAGGACGCCGCGCCCCCCCCGTTTGAGCGCCCACGCGACCGGCAGGGCTAGGCCCGCCGCCGCCGCGACCCAGGAGCCGCGCGCGCCGGTGAGGACGAGGCAGACGAGCGCGACGATGAGCCCCGCGAGCGACGCCAGGCGCGCCGCGGGCCGCCGCAGGCCGAGGCCGCCGAGCAGCGCCGGGCAGCAGAGGACGAGGTAGCTCGCCAGGTGGTTGGGGTTGCCGAAGGTGCCGAGGATATCCCAGCGCCACGACGAGACGTCCGTGGAGGGAAGGGCTTCCTTCACCCTGGATTCGTAGAGGAGCTTCACGTCGAAACGTTCCGCGATGCCGTAGGCGGACTCCGCGACCCCCAGTGCGACCACGACCGCGACGAGGGCGATCGCCTGGCCGCGCGTCTCGACGTTGCGCGTCACGAGGAAGTAGAGCCCGACGAGGGAGGCGGCGTAGGCGAGCTCGCGCATCCCCTGGGCGCGGTCCACGGAGAAGACGGCGGCGAGGGCGAACCAGGCGAGCCAGCCCAACAGCGGAAAATCGGCCGGGGCGGAGCGCGCAACGAGCCGCCGCGGTTGCAGCACCGCCTGCGCCCCGAAGAGGAGGAGCAAAACCGCCACCGCCGCCTGGAAGAACGCCTGTTTCGGGACGCCAAACGAGTTGTGGAACCGCCCCGAGTAGATGAGCGGAACCGCCGCGAGGACGACGAGTACCCCCGCGCGGATCAGCATCCCGATGCGACGAGCCATTCGAGCCCCTCCCTCATCCGCCGAGGTCGCCGCGGTCGTTCAGGTCGTGTTTGATCTCCTCGACGGCGTTGCGGATCTCCCGGACAACGCGCGAGAGGAACCGGGCCGCCTCGGGCAGGCGCCGGGGCCCGAGGACGAGGAGGGCGACGA from Chlamydiota bacterium encodes the following:
- a CDS encoding tetratricopeptide repeat protein, encoding MARRIGMLIRAGVLVVLAAVPLIYSGRFHNSFGVPKQAFFQAAVAVLLLLFGAQAVLQPRRLVARSAPADFPLLGWLAWFALAAVFSVDRAQGMRELAYAASLVGLYFLVTRNVETRGQAIALVAVVVALGVAESAYGIAERFDVKLLYESRVKEALPSTDVSSWRWDILGTFGNPNHLASYLVLCCPALLGGLGLRRPAARLASLAGLIVALVCLVLTGARGSWVAAAAGLALPVAWALKRGGRGVLGPAAAALLLLAVTLAAVCLLQPRIKTELAARVTGSFSDSTGSMYYRMLGWKVAGRMIAARPLLGSGPGTFKILFLPTLADLLADRDPLSYWFLKEKMNEAHNEFLQAAVDAGIPGLLLFLWALAAVFRGILRRARAAGFHDGFFIASAAAGLAAVLVDAFSSIPFHVVPTRVAFWAIAAGLLAWPPPPPALDSRPGEGPAPALAWTLAAYLAVFSALSAIQAVRSLIFDYRFKMATTLNYMQRMPEALVWFRRALDADPSSGQVKFYYGSTLVHLGRNAEGAAFLEKSTRNFQDIYLYKNLGIACERMGRIDDAIAQYRRWRGMGIAAHEANNLIGLALLRQGKPLEAAEAFKETLRVRPWDLPAYSNLAAILIDAGRYDEAVAVLNPDPLWKTPDAYAVYGVALLKAGRLEEARRKFLRTLELDPRSVKARNNLGALRYMQGDLEGALREWEEALKTDPGNVIASRNAETVRGKLEERRHAAARWPFFSAGASRPPTPGSPSRSP
- the tatB gene encoding twin-arginine translocase subunit TatB; translated protein: MFDIGGPELAVILLVALLVLGPRRLPEAARFLSRVVREIRNAVEEIKHDLNDRGDLGG